The DNA segment ATAGTATTTGTTTTCTTTATTTTGTACTTTATTTTTGATATACTGTAATAAATATATTGGAAGATGTTTGAAATTACGGGAGAAATAGTATGGATAGGATTATGGATATTTATGAAATTATGAGAAATGTTAGTAGGATATCTTTTAAAGCAAAGAGTTTGGAAGGGTCTTCGACAGGTTGGAATTATGTTGGCAAAGGGAATGTTGTGATTAGAGAAGAAGGAGATAGGTTGTATTTTATTGAAGAAATTATTCTGGATAATGATATTCGGTATAATGATAGAAAATTATGGAAGTTTAAGAAAGATTATATTGGATTTTATAGGTTTAGAAATGGGGATTATGAGAAGATATTTGAGTTTTTATTTTGTGATGGGGAATTTATGATGAAGAAAGAATATTTGTGCAGTCCTGATTTATATTATGGAGAAATGAAGATTTTGGATAATAAAATGTGTTTGATGATAAAAGTAAAGGGGGAAAAGAAGAATGAAGTTTTGGAATACACGTACTTAACATAAAAATTTAATATGAATTCAGGATTTTTGGAAAGTATTGAAACAGAGTGTATTTAGTATACTTGATACTAACCTTGATTTAAATAATTAATTTATTAAAAATATTTTTAACAAGAAATTAAAATGTAATTTTTGTTTGTTAAACTAATTATAGGATTAAAATTTAGAATTTAAATTAGGACATGTCTAAAAACTCTTAAAATAATGAATTTTTAACAAATTTTTCTAAAATTAGAAATAATAAATACTGATTTTATGGTGCTTTGTACAATTTCTAAAATCAAAAAAATATTAAAAATAATATAGATTTTAAGTTTTCAGACACAGCCTATTTTTAAATATTGAAATAAAGTAACTTATTTATACTAAACCCTATTTAAAAAATAGTAATAAAATTTTATAATAATTAGTTTGATAGCCTTGTAAAAAAAATCAAATCTAATTTTTAAGTATTCGTATAAGGGATTTTTATTCAAATTTTGAAAAACTGCTTATTATTAATAAATGTTTTTCATAATTTTATGTTTTTTCTTTTTATATGATATAAGCAAGGGAAATGAGTCGCTATTTCCCTTTATTTCACAATAATAATTATTTTAACATATTTAACTAGTAGCATATTAAAAAGGATGGCGAAAGTGCTATGTACTAATCCTGAAAAATAACCGCTGTCTTTTACAACAACGGTTATCTAAAAATTCTAACTGTCTTCTTTTGGGTTATATGTTTTTATATAATCTTTCATCATTTTTAATGCTATTGGTTTCTGACACCTTTTAACAAATTCTAAAGCTGTTAATCCCCATTTATCTTTTGTTAATAATTGTAATCCTGGTTGAGAAAAGATTAATTTATATAGTGGAATCATCTCGTTTTCATCAGTAAAATAATTAAAAATATTTTTAAAAACTACAATTTTGTACGGTTTGTATAATGCTGTTATGTCTGCTCCTTTTTCTAAAAAAATTTTGCATAATTCTGTTGTTCCAGTTATATCGTCTCCTCCACGTTGAAATAAGGGAAAAAACAAAGTGGTCCCTTCCTTTGTTATACTTTTAATATTAGCTCCTTTATTTATTAAAAATTTTGCTATTTTATAACGTGCTTCGTTATTATTATTTCTTAAGGCATCATATAAAACATTACTTTTCAAGACACTTTCTTTATCTTCATATCCTTTTTCAAATAATTCTAAAAAATCTTCGTATGTTCCTAATATTGCTGCAGCAGATACTGTTCTATATTCTGACATTTTCATCTCCTTTTTTAATTTTAATACTTCATTTTTACTTTTAAAAATATTTAAAATTTAAAGTTGTTTTTATTTTTATTCTAATATTCTTAATAATTACCTTTTAGCACTTCTACTAGCACACATCTATTTTCTATATTCTTTTCAGGATACTTGTCTATATTTTTTAATATATTTTTCTTTTCTTTTTCTGGTACTGAAATATATTTTGTTTTTGCTTCCTTATCAATTCCAAATGCTATCCCAAATAATTTTCTTTTTGTATAAAACCATTTTTTTCCAACTATTTCATAAGCATAATCTGTAGCTTCTCTTAATGAAGTAAAAAATTCATCTTGATTAGCAATTTCTCGCATTTTTTCGTTTTTGTCATCTATATAAAATTTTATTTGCCTTTCTTTAAAAATCTTATAATTTTTTTCATAATATTCTTTTCTATTTGCCATATAGCGATTATTTGGACAATCCGACACATTTATTCTTACTTTTTTTAAATGATTTTTATAAAATAGACCAATAGCAATTATAAAAGCAGATAACAATAATAATTTAAAAAACTTATTCATAGTTGCTCTCCTTTCTTTATTTTATTTGTATTTTCAAATTATATTTTGTATATTATTTATACAATTGGGTTTAGATTTTAATATAGCAAAATTTTTAGTAGAATTACTTTTTTTTAGAAGTTCTGTTTATAAAAGAGTTTAGATAGCTGTTATTTTTTCTTATATTATAAATCATTGTTCGAGAATAATTTCTTTTTTTCTTTACGTAAGAAAATCTGTCTATTTTATTTAATATTATGTAGCGTTTAATTAATTTTAGAATATTAAATAATTCTGTGAGTATTGGGAGCAGGAGTATTATAAAAATCAGCAAGTAGGATTTTGAAAAATAGGATACGAGGACGTTTATTATGTCGTAGCCTTTTTTTAGATTTTTGTCAAAAAATAGACTGAAGATAAAATCTCTTATTAGTAGCGTTTGAATCAAGGCTATTGGGAACATTAGCAGTTTTATTGTTCTGAGGATTGAAAAAACGGATTTTTTTATTGTTAGAGTATTTTTTTCATTTAGCATTAATTTGGATACTATTTTTTCTTTTTCTTCAAATGGAAAATTGTAGTATTCGTATTCTATCAAAATAAAAATTATTAAAAATGTGAACAAAAAATTATTTATAATTTTTTTGATATTTAAACTAGTTCCCATCACACCAAAATCACTAATTTTTTTACTTTCATCCCGTAATTCAAAATTATTGTTTAATATTAAAGTTTCACCAGTTTCCAGCTTAATTATTTTTCCATATACTTCTCCTTCAATAATTTTTTTATTTTTTAGTTTTATTTTTACGGTATCCCAGTTGAAATAAATTATCTTTCCTTTTAGCCATATTGTTTCATTTTTTTCATTTATAAAAGATAAATTTACATTGTTATTGTCGTCAATTACTGTGTCTGTGATATTTATATTTCCCTTTTGAGAATTTTCGTAAGTAAGAATTTTTAAATTTTTATCTACTTTCCATTTTGTTTTTCCATCTTTGTTTACAATTTCGAGAGTGCTGTTTTTTAACTCGTCTATTGAATTTATTTCTGCGTTTTTTATTAGAATGGATTTTTTATTTAATATTTCAAGTTCGTTTTTGTAAGAATTAAGGAAGTAGCCTACTCCAAAGAAAATTACAGCTATTAGAAGAATTTTTTTAATATTATAGTCGTAAAGATAGGCAGTAAAAATTTTCTTTTTTATAATAAATGTTATAAGCATTGACAAAAACGACAGTATTATTATAATAACAGCTGAAGCGTATATAAAGTAGTTGTAGCCTTTTAGATTTAAGGCAAGATTTAAAAATGAAATATAAAATAGGACTATGAGCAGAAACCTTAAAACATATCTGTTTACATTTATAATTTGTATTTTGCCATTTTTTATATTTTGAATTTTTTCTAATTGCTTATTTATTTTAGTTTTATTTGTATTTTTTAATTTTAGCTGATTGTTTAACAAGGTTGATTTTTTATTTAGTTCATTTAATAATTTTGGTTCATTTTCCAGTTCTTTTTTTCTTTTTTGTATAAAAAATTTTTTGAAAAATTCGATAATTTCGATCTTGCTTTTAAATAGTTCTTTCATAAAGTATGTTGCCTCCCTTGTTGATAAATTTTGTTTTGTTATTATAGCATTATTGTATTATTTTTTCTATATATTAATTATAGAATAGGGAAATGATGGAATTTTGACTGATTTTCTTGAAAAAAATTAGATTTATTGGGGAATTTGTGGTATTATAAATAAATAATAGGTTAAAAAATAAAATTTTTTAAAAGAGGAAATTTATAGATGACTGAGAGAGAGAAGGAAGTAAAAGAGAAGAGAATACAGGAATTGCTTGTAAAAAGGGAAGAATATGTGAATAATGGGGAAATTGAGAAGGAAATTAGGGTGTTGCGGGAACTAAAGGTGCTGTTTAGAAGGCTGTATGGAGGGGAAAGTGACGAGAGCGTAAAAGTGCTGACTGAATTGGGGAATGCCTTGAAATATGTTGGGAAATTTGAGGAGTCGATAAGGCTTTTAACCAAAGCGGAAAAAATTGTGTTAAAAAATTATGGAGAAAATACGAT comes from the Leptotrichia trevisanii DSM 22070 genome and includes:
- a CDS encoding DUF6314 family protein produces the protein MDRIMDIYEIMRNVSRISFKAKSLEGSSTGWNYVGKGNVVIREEGDRLYFIEEIILDNDIRYNDRKLWKFKKDYIGFYRFRNGDYEKIFEFLFCDGEFMMKKEYLCSPDLYYGEMKILDNKMCLMIKVKGEKKNEVLEYTYLT
- a CDS encoding ankyrin repeat domain-containing protein, producing MSEYRTVSAAAILGTYEDFLELFEKGYEDKESVLKSNVLYDALRNNNNEARYKIAKFLINKGANIKSITKEGTTLFFPLFQRGGDDITGTTELCKIFLEKGADITALYKPYKIVVFKNIFNYFTDENEMIPLYKLIFSQPGLQLLTKDKWGLTALEFVKRCQKPIALKMMKDYIKTYNPKEDS